In a single window of the Bacteroidales bacterium genome:
- a CDS encoding ABC transporter permease has protein sequence MKAFSFISKKILKINKNDYSGNIVKIAIGTITLGVIVMLMAVFIVTGFKNQIEKKIAGFVGHLRISNFDYNESWESKPIEIDAEYISNISKVKYVQSVNEYALKAGILKTSDNIEGVAFKGIGADFDFNNFSGEIIEGQIPKFDNGKNNDSIVISKIVANKLNLSVNDKIDGYFLYDQSPRVRRFIVAAIYESGFGDYDKTFIISDINIIRQLNNWTDTQSNGYEIYLNSLSDIEIAYRQILPLMPYNCKLQTVYDINPQVFDWLSLQDVNVAVLLSVMSIVCIVTIISVLIIIIIERTSMIGILKALGMNNREIRKIFLVKAAYIVGIGILIGNALTLILSYLQINFKIISLPQESYYVNTVPIEINLWQMVSVDIGIFLICMLIVIIPTALISKINPIQTIRYE, from the coding sequence ATGAAAGCCTTTTCTTTTATTTCAAAGAAGATTTTGAAAATCAATAAAAATGATTATTCCGGAAATATTGTAAAAATTGCAATAGGCACAATTACTTTGGGTGTTATTGTAATGTTGATGGCAGTTTTTATTGTTACTGGATTTAAAAATCAGATCGAAAAAAAGATTGCAGGTTTTGTGGGTCATCTCAGAATTTCGAATTTCGATTACAACGAATCTTGGGAATCAAAGCCTATAGAAATTGATGCCGAATATATCAGTAATATTTCAAAAGTAAAATATGTTCAGTCGGTTAATGAATATGCTTTAAAAGCGGGTATTCTAAAAACAAGCGATAATATTGAAGGAGTTGCTTTTAAAGGAATAGGAGCCGATTTCGATTTCAATAATTTCTCGGGAGAAATTATTGAAGGACAAATTCCAAAATTCGATAATGGGAAAAATAATGATTCGATAGTTATTTCCAAAATTGTTGCAAATAAGTTGAATTTATCCGTTAATGATAAAATTGATGGATATTTTCTCTATGACCAGAGCCCGAGAGTTAGGAGATTTATCGTAGCTGCAATTTATGAATCCGGCTTTGGCGATTATGATAAGACGTTTATTATTTCGGATATAAATATAATCAGACAACTGAATAATTGGACTGATACACAATCGAATGGATATGAAATATATTTGAATTCACTTTCCGATATTGAGATTGCTTACCGGCAAATTCTTCCCCTAATGCCGTACAATTGCAAATTGCAAACGGTTTATGATATTAATCCGCAAGTTTTTGATTGGCTTTCATTGCAAGATGTAAATGTTGCCGTTCTTTTAAGTGTTATGAGTATTGTTTGCATTGTTACTATCATTTCCGTATTGATAATAATTATTATTGAAAGAACATCAATGATAGGGATTTTGAAAGCTTTGGGAATGAACAACCGTGAAATACGTAAAATATTCTTAGTAAAAGCGGCATATATAGTAGGTATCGGCATTCTTATCGGCAACGCTCTCACATTAATTTTATCTTATCTTCAAATAAATTTCAAAATCATTTCCTTACCTCAGGAATCATATTACGTGAACACTGTTCCGATAGAAATAAATCTATGGCAAATGGTTTCGGTAGATATCGGAATATTTCTAATTTGTATGTTAATTGTGATTATTCCAACGGCATTGATATCAAAAATAAATCCTATTCAGACAATAAGGTACGAGTAG
- a CDS encoding DUF1343 domain-containing protein has translation MRIRFFKKMSFTHIVLVSCFFLQINVYAQNAKIVPGAERTELYLNDLKNKSIGIVANQTSIFKDKHLVDVLLSEKVTVTKIYCPEHGFRGDAGAGELISDNKDELTGLPIISLYGNNKKPTQKQLENIDVMLFDLQDVGVRFYTYISTLTYVLEACAEADIPVIILDRPNPNAHYIDGPVLEDGFESFVGMHKIPVVYGMTIGEYGLMVVGEDWISPNFHDKKMVKVIPVANYTYSSYYELPVAPSPNLQNMSAIWMYPSLCFFEGTCVSVGRGTDFPFELVGHPDLSKGDTTFTPRSISHAAPNPKLKDKECIGYNLVGQGYEWRNSIHELNFDILISCYKDLKNKDKFFIPFFDKLAGTSKLREQIENNADIDTIRASWQEDISNFKIIRSKYLIY, from the coding sequence ATGAGAATAAGATTTTTTAAAAAAATGAGTTTTACTCATATAGTCTTAGTCTCATGCTTTTTTTTGCAGATTAATGTTTACGCTCAAAATGCAAAAATAGTTCCCGGTGCGGAACGTACAGAACTTTATCTGAATGATTTAAAAAATAAATCAATAGGAATTGTAGCTAATCAAACATCAATTTTTAAAGATAAACATCTTGTTGATGTTCTACTTTCGGAAAAAGTTACTGTTACAAAGATATATTGTCCCGAACATGGTTTCCGTGGTGATGCCGGTGCTGGGGAACTTATTTCCGACAATAAAGACGAGCTTACCGGTTTACCGATAATTTCTTTATACGGAAATAATAAAAAACCTACTCAGAAACAACTTGAAAATATTGATGTAATGCTTTTCGATCTTCAAGATGTTGGAGTGAGGTTTTATACGTATATATCCACATTGACTTATGTTCTTGAAGCTTGTGCCGAAGCGGATATTCCGGTTATTATCCTCGACAGACCGAATCCCAATGCGCATTATATTGATGGTCCGGTACTTGAGGATGGTTTCGAGTCTTTTGTTGGAATGCACAAAATTCCTGTTGTTTATGGGATGACTATAGGCGAATACGGATTAATGGTTGTTGGTGAAGATTGGATTTCTCCTAATTTTCATGATAAGAAAATGGTGAAAGTAATTCCGGTGGCTAATTATACTTACAGCTCCTATTATGAATTGCCTGTGGCTCCGTCTCCTAATCTTCAAAATATGAGTGCAATATGGATGTATCCTTCACTTTGTTTTTTTGAAGGAACTTGTGTTTCGGTTGGAAGAGGAACCGATTTTCCTTTTGAATTAGTCGGTCATCCGGATCTTTCAAAAGGTGACACAACCTTTACTCCGCGGAGTATTTCGCATGCAGCTCCCAATCCGAAATTAAAAGATAAGGAATGTATCGGATATAATCTTGTCGGACAAGGGTACGAATGGCGAAATTCTATTCACGAATTGAATTTTGATATTCTTATTTCTTGTTATAAAGATTTGAAGAACAAGGATAAATTCTTTATTCCATTTTTTGATAAACTTGCCGGAACATCAAAACTAAGAGAACAAATCGAAAATAATGCTGATATTGATACTATAAGAGCAAGTTGGCAAGAAGATATAAGTAACTTCAAGATTATCAGAAGTAAATATTTGATTTATTGA